In Oncorhynchus tshawytscha isolate Ot180627B linkage group LG08, Otsh_v2.0, whole genome shotgun sequence, the genomic window CTCAAGAAGCCAGTTGTGGACTGTGTGATCTCTGTGAGTTACAACAATATATTGCAATACACTGAAAATGGAACTAGTCAACATAATAACAATATAGCTACTGCACATCTGAATATACCATGAAACTAACCATACAAATATTTCCATCCTATTTCAAGTTTATTCTTTTCTAACAAGAGTTTTGTTTCATAGGTTCCAAGTTTTTTCACCGATGCAGAGAGGAGGTCTGTGATGGATGCCACCCAAATTGCAGGGTTGAACTGTCTTCGTCTGATCAATGACACCACGGCAGGTCAGTGGTTCCCACAGAGTGTCTTTAGATTTATTGATTCTAGTTGCCTAAAGCATTAATGTGTATTTCATTGTTCcacaacacattttttatttatatcaACAAGTTTATTTGATTAGGGAATATCATTATCCCAAAATAGGCTGGGGTTCCCTAGAGACTACAGTTTCGCAAGTCTTAGTTTCTCCCCTTAATCAGCAGGCACTGATATTCACAGAGGGCATTTGAAAAGCCCCTTGTTGGATTTGTAGGCCTGTGTAAGCCTGCCTTTAAGTTACAATGTGTAGGCCTTTAAGCTGACAAACATATAATCATATTTTGTGATATTAGGTTTAGGGGACCAGGATGACTTTATAACACATACATTACTTATATTCATTTCCATCCACTAAGATGTTCTTATTCCTGCAGTGGTGTAGTGTTATTCATTAGAGTGTCTCATATTGTTGTTTCTAAATGGCAGTGGCCCTGGCTTATGGGATCTACAAACAGGACCTGCCCACCCCAGAAGAGAAGCCACGCAATGTGGTGTTCGTGGACCTGGGACATTCATCATTCCAGGTCTCCATATCAGCCTTTAACAAAGGCAAACTCAAGGTGGATTTTTATTCCTAAAGTACTGAAGCCTATCACTATTTTCACCCTTCTTTTAAAATTATTTCTTCCATATTTAACCCTTAACTGTCTGGTCAATTCACCAGGTCCTGGCAACAGCCTTTGACCCCTACCTGGGTGGGCGTAACTTTGATGAGGCACTTGTGGATAACTTCTGCGAGGAATTCAAGGCAAGGTACAAGCTCAACGTGAGGGAGAACCCCAGGGCTATTCTGCGGCTGTCTCAGGAATGTGAGAAACTGAAGAAGTTGATGAGCGCCAACTGCTCTGACCTTCCCATTAACATCGAGTGCTTCATGAATGACATTGATGTGACAGGCAAGATGAACAGGTACACATATCGATTTGTGACCCCTTCGTTTAGCTTCCTATAGTCTTAGAGATTTATATGCATTAATGATAATTCCGCTTTTCCCCTTCCTTTTCATTTTCAGAGTCCAGTTTGAAGAACTGTGTGCACCCTTTTTGATGAGAGTAGAGGCACCATTGAAAGCAGTTATGGAACAATCAAGTACGTcatttttatcaaatcaaatttgatttagtAGATGAACATCCGTGGTGACAGTAAATGATATTTCAACAGTAACCAGAACATGTATTATTTTACCCTCTCTGTGCGTTTGTGTTTTGTGTCAGAGCTGAGCCGGGATGAGATCTATGCAGTGGAGGTGGTAGGAGGAGCCACCAGGATCCCTTCCATTAAAGAGAGGATCTCCAAGTTCTTTGGCAAAGATGTCAGCACCACACTCAATGCAGATGAGGCTGTGGCACGGGGCTGTGCTCTTCAGGTACTCCTCTATCCTCTTACAGAGATGGAAACTTCAGCCATCAATTGTATATGATTTGCTGTAATATTCAGTGTGTAACAAagtgattgtgtgtttgtgtccttgtttgggtgtgtgtttgtttatgtatgtgtgtgtgtagtgtgcaaTTATGTCCCCAGCGTTTAAGGTGCGTGAATTCTCTATCACTGATGTGGTTCCCTTTCCCATCACCCTGCGTTGGAAGTCCCCCACAGAAGATGGAGTTGGGTAAGGGCACATACTCAGCTGGCTCTATAGAAAGAAACATGCGTCTGTAGGTACAGTGTTGTTTATAGTAAGATGAGCAGACATCACAACTCAGTGTTTCCCTCTGTGTTTGTCTTGACCTCATTCAACACCACTGTCTGTTCTACAGAGAATGTGAGGTGTACAGTAAGAACCATGCAGCACCCTTCTCCAAAGTCATTACCTTCCACAAGAAGGAGCCCTTTGACTTGGAAGCGTTCTACAGCCTCCCACAGGAGCTGCCTTACCCGGACATCAGGATAGGTACACCTGCTTATTCAACTCAGGCCTCTGCAGTTCCTCCATCTTTAATGTACCTGTTCAAGGAATTTGAAGGTGGTCTCACTGAACATAAAATATGTAGCTGTAACATCCGGATGGCACTTTGCTATTCTGCCTTGAGATCCCCTTACAAGACAGAGCAGTGTGCTCTATGGAATTCAGCTCCAATATGTCTGTAATGGCTATTTGCAAGTGTTCCCTGGTGGCCAGCCTGATGATGAACAATGAAACCCTATAGTGGGGGTCTCCCACCTGGCTGGTAATTAGGACTCAGGCTTAATCTCTCATGGAACACTGCGTCCCTATGAGTCACAGGAGTCATTTACAGAGccgagctgtgtgtgtgagtgtgtgcattaTAAGGGGGTGTCGCAGATGGGATTTCAGTTTGAATGAAGTGCAATTACTAGCTAGTCAGACCTCATCCTCTTTCCCCTGTCTCTGATGGACATGTCAATTCtccagtgtgtttgtgtcatTTCTTGTGACTCCATCAGGTGTGACATTTgaacgtctctctccctccatccctttctctcttgctttctcagGGCGTTTTTCTGTTCAGAATGTGGTTCCCCAGCCTGATGGAGAGAGCTCCAAAGTGAAGGTCAAAGTGCGCATCAACGTGCATGGCATCTTCAGTGTTTCCAGTGCCTCCCTGATCGAGAAGCagaagggtgaaggagaggatgtTCAGATGGACATGGAACCCACTGTGCAGAATGAAGGAAGGCCAGAGGACCAGGTAAGAGAGATAGGAGGAGTGAGAAGATTCACCTGAATTTCACATTTGTGAAGTTCGTTTTTCAGCCACTTCACACTATTTTAAGATTTCAGAGCGACAAAGAAGCTGTTGTTTAATCTTCCCTTTGAATGTCTTAGGTCTAAGACTTAAAGCACTGATTTGACCTCATGTCTTTTTCTATGTGGTTATTTTCACTCAAGCCCATTTTCTCTCTATTCCTGGCTCTTGAAGCTGCACCCCTTTCCTCTCATTGAAGATGACACCTTTAACTATATGGAGGAGGTTTGTGGTCACTGTGTGTGATTAGCCCTCACTCCAATCCCTTTTCATACTCCACTTCACCTTCTGCAAGGTGAAGTCCACTGCTGGTCTCATCTGTGGAGCACTGGTCTCACTAAGGTTCATCACATAGAGCTTGAGAGAACGGGTGTGTTTGTATAACCAGGCTTGGCAGTGTGTGACGCCAGAGGATACATGAAGCCAGTGGAATAGCTATTAAGATTAATATACTTTCCACATCTTCATAGCTCTATCCTTCACAGGCTGTGCTGTACCTGTGTCTGCTATAAAAAAAATCATCCCCCACTCCTTTGATATTATCAATATGTCAGTGTATTTGAATGTGTTACTCATACAGATCATAACATTCTAATTGGCATCTCTGAACAGTAGAGATTTTGATTAGATTAAAACAACTATCCAGTGAAAATCATATTCCGTTGTTGACTCGTATTGACTCGTTGTTGactcgtatttgtggccaaagcataaattagAGAAAACTCCACTTAAACTCCACCTaaaacttgtatctcaaacacaccattccaacacagaaaagcagCTTTTTAACTTACTTAATTACCATattttggaaggaaaactatttcactcatattgtaattaattatagatcatatttcatagaaatctggaaacactgcaCAGTTACTTTAACAGGAGGGGTGTGCAGCTTGAAGTAAGCTGGTTTAGATAGACATAGGTGTAACATAATGAATTTCACTACTAAGGTGGTCCATGAGTCAAACCTACTGGAAGTAGAGCAGCCAAGAGTTGATTGTAATATTCAGGTGATGTTGCTGTGAGAGTGTTCTACTGTCTCAGACTAAAATGCAGGTGGACCAGGAGAGTCAAGGCCAGGGGGACCAGCAGAATGAGGATGTCAGTTCCTGCAGTAAGGTGAATACATTCATAATAAGAAACTATAATTACACTTTTATGTCTTGTGAAACACTGAGAATCAATATAAGAGTTGGAACTGATTTATTTGTTTAATCTCCCAACAAAGGAGAGAGTCCCTGGTGAGAAGCAGGACCCAGCAGCAGGGGGAAGCAAGCCCAAAGTCAAAGTGAAAAGCACTGACCTTCCCATCCTGGCCAACATCATCAGACAGCTGGACAGGGGGGTCCTCAATGACTTTGTGGAGTATGAGGTGAGTCACTCTTAAGGCCTTCCCAGCAGCGGAGTCATATTCTCATTGTAATGCTGGTCGCGTCGACTGGGGAAAAAAACTTTGACCCTAAGGAAAGCTTATTGTAAAGTAAAACTTACCTGCCTTGTTTAGTTCAAAGACATAAAACATGAGAACATGAGTAGGAAGGGTTTCTGTATGAAGGTTAACAATCTGAACCACCTTTGGAAATGTAACAGCAAGTTCTGCATTAGTTGTCTCATTCATGATTGACCTATGTAGTACACTTCTACAAAACTGTGGCAGATGATGTACCTCACTGTGTCCTATATTTTTGTGTGGCTGGATTCCATTGAGCCGTCTGGGAGTGGGTATTAGAGGAGGCGGAAGGCTGATTTTGGCTCTCAGCACACGtgcctccctccttttctctctctgtacttcagaGCCAGATGATCGTCCAGGACaagctggagaaagagaggaatgatGCTAAGAATGCTGTGGAGGAATATGTGTATGACCTGCGGGACAAACTGTGTGGCATCTATGAGAAGTACACCACTGAGGAGGTAAGAACCTAGATTAACATATTCCTTTCAACTAATAAATAAATATTGCCACATTGAACAAAGAACAAGGCTTTGCAATACATCATGTGTTAACTGATACCTGTTTTGGCCTTTCTCACCTTCCAAAAAGGACAGTAATCGTCTGACAATGATGCTCGAAGACACAGAGAACTGGCtttatgaggagggagaggaccaAGACAAACAGGTCTATGTGGACAAGCTGGAAGATCTCAAGGTTAGTGTTCATTTAGCATAAAGGATTTTTATATCCAGCCTCTGCCTGCACCCATCTGCTATTATGGCAGTTCTGAAATCAGGAGCAAGATACGTGAATAATAAACAAATGTTTTGGGGGGCATTTAGGTGAACAGTGTCATCTCCATTTGAAAACATTAACCTCCGTTTGAAGGTTTGGCTTCGTGACTCAGCATTTTTTTTGGTGACTTGACTGATGTGATTTGACTGATGTCCTTTTCCAGAGTTTTGGCCAGCCCATTCAGGACAAACACAGGGAGCAGGAGGACAGGCCGAGGGCATTTGAAGAAATGGGCAAGAAGATCCAACTCTATATGAAGGCTGTGGAGCTTTACAAACAGAAGGTAAAAATGTGAATACTTTTCAGCATCCTTTCATCTTTGTGATCTTTTTGTTTTTCTGGATTGCACTGATGTCAGAAAAGGCATTATCATGTTGTTGCGTGCTTGTTATCTCCTACTTTAGAAACATTGAAGTCGttctatttctatgattgaaCCACCAATTACTAAAGTTCAGTGTGAGATGCAGTGAAATGATGCTGAGACCATTTACAATGCCCCTTTTTCTCTGTCAACTACTACACCACTGCTCTGTTGGGATTGTGCTAATTACTTTCCCTGTATTACCTTTTCCATATTCAGTACACTCCATTTTACTTGTTTAGTGTCATCAGTCGTCTGTGGCCTGTACAGTTTTCAAACCTGGTTAGGTCAATGTCATAGTCATTTTATGAGCAATTGTGACACTATCTGTTCTAGGACTTAATATGTTTCTGGGTTTAACCCAGGATGTATGTAATAAACGATCTGTGAAATTTAGATTAATTAATTATTTTGTGAGGGTATAGATGAGGTAATTTACGTAATGAGATAGATGTGGTCTAGCTCTAATTGTTTTGTTTCCTATCTACACTCAGGATGAACGTTACCAGCATCTGAATACTGAGGAGATGAGCAACGTGGAGAAGTGTGTAAATGAAAGTATGGGCTGGATGAACAGCAAGATGAATGCCCAGAGCCAACTCACCATCGCCCAGGACCCAGTAGTCAAAGTAGCAGACATCAtttccaaaatacaggtgtgtgtgataAGAGGGTATGATTCAACCATATGACATGCTATTGGCACATCGTCACCAGTTACTTATCGTTTTAATAATACTGCATGTTCCGATCTCCCACATATACCTATACTTTAGGAACTGGATGAAGTATGCAACCCAGTGGTCAACCGGCCGAAGCCCAAAGCAGAGGATGTGTCAGAGGAGAACTACAAGAGCAACGGGGCCCATAACGGCCCAAGGCAAGGAGCTGACGGGAAGGGAGAGGCAAAGGGAAGCAACCAGACAAAGCCTCCCTCAGGAGAGATGGAGATTGACTGAGCCCCTCTCTGCCAAACAAGCTCTGCTATCATCACTCTAGCTCCCATCAGAGCAGGTCTACCCAAACATACATAGTATATCAAGGGACCATTTTTCCATGTCCACCACCACTCAGCAGGCTGTTTTGTGCATTTGTATTTAGAGTCCCCCTGTTTGATTTTTACCTTTTTAGACTTTCCCTTGTATGTTACAATGGTGCACTCCTTCTTGAGTGGTTAGACAATACCATATATAGTCATTAACTGTAAAACTAGATATAGATTAAAACAATGCAGGCTTTCCCAAAAATTGTTTTTCTAAACCATATGTGTTTGCATTTCAAAAGTCCCATAAGCAGATCTCTAAGGTGACTCTTATTGCACATAACCTTGTAGTGAAACATAAGTAGAATTACTGTCTGAACAAACGCTAAGGCTTATTAAACTATTAGTAAACTATGTATGCAataatacatattatatatatttgtatttaataTATTAATTTGAAAAGATGTCTGTATGTCTAGATTCTGTAAATATTATTTTAGTAATTTAAACTGGCCAGTGCATATAGTTGTGTATAGGATACATTCCTAGTGTTGAAATGGGTGACACACCACAACTGTCAAGTAGCAAGACAAGAGAGCAAGGTGCTGCCTATTCTTTTACTTATTTTCATGCATTTCCATATTTGAATCATGAGATTTTAAGACGGCAAGTAATAAATGCATTATTTTTGTCTTTAAGACAAACATTGTGTTATTTCATTATTGATCGAAATGTAATTGACTAAAGTGCTAAAGATGTGTAATCAAAGTATCTTCATCTTATTTAAGACTATTATGCTACAAAACTCTAGAGGATGTTACTAGAGCTGGATGTCTCTAGAGGATGTTACTACATGCAGAGGATGTTATTTTATTCAATGCATCTAGTGCTTTTTGTTCCTGATAGCTCGAGCAGTCCTCGAagtgaatgttttattttttgaatatttttttttttgttgagaaaAAACAGTATACATACAAGAAGTATACAAACAATGATAACATATGCTAGGGGGTACAACAAATTACAGATTATACAAAGACCTTAAAAGATGCACACATATTGATTGTTTTAACAGCTTTCTTATTAGAAGAATGTAGAATGGTCTTAATGTACTGCTCGAATTCCTAATAGAAAACACAAACGTGTTTTTTTATTAGTGAATTTACATGTATGAATATGACATTTTGCCACTAGCACAATTAGATTTGAGATAAAATTGTTTTTCTTTATCCTTTTTATAGTTAAGAAAACCGAGCAGCACATTCTcccataaaaaaaaacaaataaaagttATCAAGAATATTTACAATGATAAAACTATGAATATCTTTCCATAATTTCTTTACATGTAGACAACGCCAAAATAAATGCAATACTGTTTCTGGATGCTCAACACAAAAAGTACAGTTAATGTTAATGTGTTTTTTGAGTGTCTTCAGGTAATGATTCGCAGGGTAATACTTATGGATCATTCTGAAAGAGACCTCTTTGACCTTGTTAACAAGCATGTATTTGTGTGATAATAACcagacttttttccaacagatattattcACAAATGTATTCCATCCAGTCAATTGTGACATAAGGAATGGATACATAAATAAAGCATGTATAGATCTGTTGTTCTCAGGGAGCAAGGAGAAACAAATGTGTCCTATTGGTGTCAACTGGATTAATTCAGGGACTTCGAAGTGAATGTGGCTATTTTTGCTTGTTGCAATATGACGTGTATAGTCACGTGACCGCGAGTGTAACGGGCGGATATTTTCAAAATGGAAGAAATGCAAAAGTTTTGGAGTAAAATAAAATAGCAAcattcatttgttttttttaatcaaaggtCGTTTACGGCCGTGGATAAATTAACCTGGTTGAACATGTATTGAATAATACGTTTGTATCGATTGGGAAGACACGAGAAGCAAGATGAGTGTTTCAATCGGTAATAAAATCGAGGTAAGTTGTCCGCTAACGTTACTGGACTACTGtgtacgttagctagctaacgcggGCTAATTTATTACTGTAGCTAGCCAATTAAGCTAGTCTAGTACAAATTATTTTAGCTCGATGAAGTTGCAAGAACTAGCCACTCCGAGGCTGTTTAGTTAGCTAAATAGCCAACTAAATTAGCTACTGTAGTTGTCTACAAACGTTACCAACTTTGCACAGTTCGTAGTCGGCAATGCAGAAGAGTGACGTTAGCTGATGGCTAAAACTAGCGGTGTTGCAGCCGAGTTGTTGTTGACTCTTGAGACATGCCTcccacacaggaggttggtggcaccttaattggggaggacaggctcgtgggaATGGCTGGAGTGGAACGGTATATCAAaatgataccattccatttactccgttccagccatatgagccgtcctcccttcagcagcctccaccgGTGGTGCTCCCCCGCGACTTACGGCACCGGTTTATTGTTGCCAGGTGATTGGGACCACAACGTCTTCATTAGCGGGAAGAGAGCCGGGATAATTCAAGGACATATGGCAAAGACGGGTGCAACGTTTGTCTGATGGTTTTACAGTTGGCAATGTTGGGTAGCCAGTCTGTAGCTTCCCTGACGACCAAATGCCTGgtacagttgttgttgtggtggtgtacTACTCACTGGCTGTCTAGCCAGCTACATCATACATGTCAGGGAAGATGTTCGACAAAGTTATTCGTTATTTCTTTCAAAACCTGACAACTAAATGCAAAATCAGTGAAGATGAGGAGAGAATCTTATCTACAGCTGGGGAGTTACAGATTGAGGTATCACATCagtcatcatatatatatatatatatatatatatatatataacagctGACAGGCACATCTAGGACATATTTTTAGGACATAGGCCTAGCTATAGGACATATTCTAGTCATACTTGTTGTAATTTAAATATGTTATTAACTTTGgaattctgtatttcattttgtgAAAACATTTGTTAATTCTCTTTATCAGGACTTCAAAGTTCTCACACTCCTTGGTAAGGGCTCCTTTGCATGTGTTTACCGGGCAAAGTCAGTTAACACTGGCTTGGAGGTGGCAATCAAAATGGTAAGAACAATTTTTCTAAATTGCTATACAGTCTGCATCCTAGTACTTTTATGGTATTGCTCCCCAGGGAACCACAAAACACAAACATTAATACCATAAAGTAAGAGCTCATCACTACAAATGGTTTATTGTCAAGTGCAAGCAGACAAATCACAAGTGTGGAAATGTTGACAGCCTACACAGTGAAGACTCACCCACTTAAcatcatcaaatgtatttatatagcccttcttacatcagctgatatctcaaagtgctgtacagaaacccagcctaaaaccccaaacagcaagcaatgcaggtgtagaagcacggtggctaggaaaaactccctaggaagaaacctagagaggaaccaggctatgaggggtggccagtcctcttctggctatgccgggtggagataacagaacatggccaagatgttcaaatgttcataaatgaccagcatggtcaaataataacaatcacagtagttgtcgagggtgcagtaagtcaacacctcaggagtaaatgtcagttggcttttcatagccgatcattaagagtatctctacagcTCCTGCTGTCTAtaaagagttgaaaacagcaggtctgggacaggtagcacgtctggtgaacaggtcagggttccatagccgcaggcagaacagttgatcATCATCCTCTCACTACCAGGTGGTGTGCTTAGCAGAGCCTTGTATTTTCACTAAGCCCCCCTCCCATGGGTCCTATGTGGACTGTTGGGAGTCTAGacagtctgttctgtctctggGTAGTTCTCATCGTTTCTTTGTGGAAGTTCGCTCGGCTCTTAGCCACAAGACTAAAGCAGTGTATTTTAAGGCTCACATGCACTGTATAATTATCTCaactctagagagttgaaaacagcaggtctgggacaggtagcacgtccgggaCATATTCTAGTCATACTTTTTGTAATTTAAATATGTTATTAACTTTGgaattctgtatttcattttgtgAAAATGAAAAATGCAGATTGACAAAAAAGCAATGCACAAATCTGGTATGGTCCAGCGTGTGAGTAACGAAGTGGAGATTCAGTGTCGATTGAAGCATCCGTCAATACTAGAGGTAAGCATGGTTGAACATTTTATGTTGAAACATGTTATGGCATGTGATCATTGTAGTGCTGAAATTGGTGATTTTTTAAACAAGCTCTTATTTACTCATTTACATGACTGCATGTAACCCCAGGGTTCTcccaatgatttaaaaaaaaaatgtggtgCTGCTGAGTACAGGTGTGGTGTAGTGGCCCCTTTAGACTCAGACAGTTTCACTTTTTTGAATACTGCTATTTCCTGCCATCTAGAGCTAGAGCAAAAATGGCTCGAATAATAAggtgtggtgcctggccttaaaTTATCAAACATTTTACATTGTGGCGCAGTCAGTCCACAAGGTGGTGCTGTGCCATGAACCCTGATAACATTTTGGCCTGTCATTTTACTCTTTTGCAGCTGTACACCTACTTTGAAGACAGTAATTATGTGTACTTGGTGTTGGAGATGTGCCATAATGGAGAGATGAGTCGATACCTGAAAGATAGGAAGATGCCCTTCTCAGAGGGTGAAAGTGAGTCAATTTGTTTTTACCTGAGAGTGAAACAGTGATACATTTCTTAACATGGTATGAAAGCTACGTTAACATGTTTTGACACTTTGCCTCGTTTCCTTTTATAACAGTtgttgaactttttttttttcacgTTACAGCAAGGCACTTCATGCATCAAATAGTGAAAGGTATGCTGTACTTGCATACACATGGCATCATGCATCGGGACCTGACCTTGTCCAACCTGCTTCTGTCGGTCAATATGAACCTTAAAATAGCTGACTTTGGCCTGGCCACCAAGCTGAAGCTCCCCAGCGAGAAGCACTTCACCATGTGTGGCACACCCAACTACATCTCCCCAGAGGTGGCCACCCACAGTGCCCACGGCCTGGAGTCTGATGTCTGGTCTCTGGGCTGCATGTTCTACGCCTTCCTGATGGGCCGGCCACCGTTTGACACAGACACGGTCAAGCACACCCTCAACAAGGTGGTTCTGGGGGAGTATGACATGCCCAGCCATGTGTCCCAGGAGGCCCAGGACCTGATCCATCAGCTGCTGAGGAAGGACCCTGCGCAACGGCCCAGCCTGTCTGCCGTGCTGGAGCACCCCTTCATGACCCAAAGCCTGCTGGCCAGGACCAAGGAGCTGAGCCTGGGGGAGCCAGGCTCCATGGACAGCGGCATCGCCACCATCTCCACAGCCTGCACCTCGTCCACgtctggcagcagcagcagcagcagcagccgccATCTCCAGAGGAGAACCAGGCGTGTGATGGGACCTGCCTTGCCCAATCGCATGATGCCTATCCCTACACTGCCCCGGCCGCCCAGCAACGCCTGCTTTGAGGGGGTtgagcagtggcagcagcagcactcAGACAGAGTAGGCAGGAGCAGAGCTGCTCCGGGTGGGGAGAGTGGACGGCCCCACTCCAGGTACCCACGAAGGGCTCACTCCTCAGACCGGTCTAGCTCCTCTGTCACTCCAGCCCAGGGGATGGGGCAGGCAAAGCTGGAAAGGTGCCACTCTGAGGAGATGCTGACTGTGTCAGGGAGACTGGCCTTTCCCATGTCCTCCAGCTACAAGGACACTCCACAACCCTTCGCAGAACATGGAAGGCTCCCATTGCCACCTGTCAAACAGACAGCCAGGTAAGATGTGACACCAGTGTGCTGTAATTGATTGAATGTGATTTATATTAAAATGTCcgtgtctgtctgactaactgaTGCATGTATGTTCTCAGCTCAGGATGTTCATATTCCACACAACCACCACATCCACTAAACCTGCAGTTAGAAGAGTCAGAAGGTGTACAAAATTGGTTCAGTAAAGAAGGTATATTGAACCTACTCTTTTCTTTGCTGTATCCTAATCTTACATCCCAATGTAAAGATGTACAAGTTCTAAAATAAAGGTTTTCATGCATGAGCTTGACAGTGTTTGttccccctgcctccccaggCCCGTTTCCGAGGCCCACGGATGTCAGCTCTCACAGCAGCAGTGGCAGTTTCCATAGCAGCAGGGAGCCTCTAGGTGTACACAACTACTGGAGTGACAAACCAGCAGGCAGAGGGACCAGTTCTCACCGCAACCACAACCAGCACCACCCCTCAAACACTGAGTCCTACTGGGAGAATGGGCAACAAGTACATGGGGGAGAGCTGCAGAGTCTGTCCAAACCCAAACCAAGTATAGCAAAGGAGAAGTCCCTGAGAAATGTGCTCCCTCCCCTGTGTGCCTACAGACTGAAACCCATCAGACAGAAGACTAAAAACGCTGTGGTAAGACAGACAAAGCCCCTAGTTATCCCCCTGTCTCTATTCACCTAATCTGCTTTCAATGAAGGCGCAATGCCTGCCTGCTCTACAGCTGtggtttctgtctctttctccccaggTGAGCATTCTTGATACAGGAGAAGTGTGTATGGAGCTTCTCAGGGGCCAGGGCCCCCAGGAGAGAGTCAAAGA contains:
- the hspa4l gene encoding heat shock 70 kDa protein 4L isoform X2 codes for the protein MSVVGIDVGFQNCYIAVARSGGIETIANEYSDRCTPAWVSLASKNRTIGNAAKGQIITNFKNTVHGFKKFHGRAFDDPYVQGEKPKLPYSLHKLASGNTGIKVRYLDEDKVFTIEQVTAMLLTKLKETSESALKKPVVDCVISVPSFFTDAERRSVMDATQIAGLNCLRLINDTTAVALAYGIYKQDLPTPEEKPRNVVFVDLGHSSFQVSISAFNKGKLKVLATAFDPYLGGRNFDEALVDNFCEEFKARYKLNVRENPRAILRLSQECEKLKKLMSANCSDLPINIECFMNDIDVTGKMNRVQFEELCAPFLMRVEAPLKAVMEQSKLSRDEIYAVEVVGGATRIPSIKERISKFFGKDVSTTLNADEAVARGCALQCAIMSPAFKVREFSITDVVPFPITLRWKSPTEDGVGECEVYSKNHAAPFSKVITFHKKEPFDLEAFYSLPQELPYPDIRIGRFSVQNVVPQPDGESSKVKVKVRINVHGIFSVSSASLIEKQKGEGEDVQMDMEPTVQNEGRPEDQTKMQVDQESQGQGDQQNEDVSSCSKERVPGEKQDPAAGGSKPKVKVKSTDLPILANIIRQLDRGVLNDFVEYESQMIVQDKLEKERNDAKNAVEEYVYDLRDKLCGIYEKYTTEEDSNRLTMMLEDTENWLYEEGEDQDKQVYVDKLEDLKSFGQPIQDKHREQEDRPRAFEEMGKKIQLYMKAVELYKQKDERYQHLNTEEMSNVEKCVNESMGWMNSKMNAQSQLTIAQDPVVKVADIISKIQELDEVCNPVVNRPKPKAEDVSEENYKSNGAHNGPRQGADGKGEAKGSNQTKPPSGEMEID
- the hspa4l gene encoding heat shock 70 kDa protein 4L isoform X1 — its product is MSVVGIDVGFQNCYIAVARSGGIETIANEYSDRCTPAWVSLASKNRTIGNAAKGQIITNFKNTVHGFKKFHGRAFDDPYVQGEKPKLPYSLHKLASGNTGIKVRYLDEDKVFTIEQVTAMLLTKLKETSESALKKPVVDCVISVPSFFTDAERRSVMDATQIAGLNCLRLINDTTAVALAYGIYKQDLPTPEEKPRNVVFVDLGHSSFQVSISAFNKGKLKVLATAFDPYLGGRNFDEALVDNFCEEFKARYKLNVRENPRAILRLSQECEKLKKLMSANCSDLPINIECFMNDIDVTGKMNRVQFEELCAPFLMRVEAPLKAVMEQSKLSRDEIYAVEVVGGATRIPSIKERISKFFGKDVSTTLNADEAVARGCALQCAIMSPAFKVREFSITDVVPFPITLRWKSPTEDGVGECEVYSKNHAAPFSKVITFHKKEPFDLEAFYSLPQELPYPDIRIGRFSVQNVVPQPDGESSKVKVKVRINVHGIFSVSSASLIEKQKGEGEDVQMDMEPTVQNEGRPEDQLHPFPLIEDDTFNYMEETKMQVDQESQGQGDQQNEDVSSCSKERVPGEKQDPAAGGSKPKVKVKSTDLPILANIIRQLDRGVLNDFVEYESQMIVQDKLEKERNDAKNAVEEYVYDLRDKLCGIYEKYTTEEDSNRLTMMLEDTENWLYEEGEDQDKQVYVDKLEDLKSFGQPIQDKHREQEDRPRAFEEMGKKIQLYMKAVELYKQKDERYQHLNTEEMSNVEKCVNESMGWMNSKMNAQSQLTIAQDPVVKVADIISKIQELDEVCNPVVNRPKPKAEDVSEENYKSNGAHNGPRQGADGKGEAKGSNQTKPPSGEMEID